Genomic segment of Chionomys nivalis chromosome 17, mChiNiv1.1, whole genome shotgun sequence:
GATGTTTGCTGCCCCTTGAGCCTTTTCTGGCATGATTACCCCCCCCCATTTCCAGGCCAGTTCTTCAGTGAGCGCATCTTCTAATGCTGCCACCTGCTCAGAGGTAAGGGTGACAGCCGCGGCCTGAGTTTGCTCCTGCGTAAAAATGACACCCAAATGCTGGGCTCTGTCAAGTGTGATAGTGAACACTAGTGTTTGGGTCTCTCCTGGACCAAGTTGACCCAGCAACGGGGACTGCCAGGGTGTACGGGGAGGTTGCAATGCCTGTACTTGCTCAAATGCTTGGGGCTGCCCTGGCATGAGGGTGATTCCCAAAGCCTTGCCCCGCCTCTGTGGAAGTGGAACTCCAAATTGCTGGGGCCATTGAGTGTTTAGTGGGATTCCAATTGTCTGGGTCTGTTTAGAAGCCACAGCTGGTTTTGGTGTTCGGATAGACTCCGGGATAATAGGAATTTTTAGGGGTTGAATCTGCTCTGTAGTAGTACGGCCCTTCAACGTTGCTGCCTGTTTAGGGGTTAAAGGAGCATCCAAACCCCGGAATTTCTTTGGAGGAAGAGTGCCTCGTTTCTGTAAGCTTGAAGAAGTGAAACTGATCCCCAGGGCTTCAGCCTGCTCAGGAGAGAGAGTGATCCCCAGGGCTTCAGCTTGCTCAGGGGTCAGACTGATTCTCTGGGCCCTGGCCTGCACAGGGGAGAGAGTGAGCCCCAGGGCCCGGGCCTGCTCAGGGGTGAGACTGCTTCTCCGTTCTCTGGCCTGCTCAGGGGTGAAAGTGACTCCCAGGGCCTGGGCCTGCTCAGGGGTCAGACATATCTTCTGTACCTTGGCTTGCCTAGGGGTTAGAGTGATTCCCAGATCCCGGGCCTGCTGTGGACTGAGAGAGATCCCCAAGGTGTGAGTCTGCTCAGGGGTGTGAAAAATCTCCAGGGCCTGGACCTGCTCAGGGGTCAGAGTAACTACCAAGGCTTCAGCCTGTTGGAGGGTAGGAGCTATCCCCAGGGCCTGGGCCTGCTCAGGGGAGAGAGTGATTCCTAGGGCCTGGGCCTGCTCAGGAGTTAGACTGATCCTCTGGGCCCTGGCCTGCTCAACAGTGAGAGTAATCCCTAGAGCCTGGGCCTGATTAGGTGTCAAACTGATTGTCAATGTGTTGGCTTGCTCAGGTGTAAGAGTGATTCCCAGAGCTTGGGCCTGCTGAGGGGTAAGACAGATCTTGTTTATCTGGGCCTGTTGAGGGGTAAGTGTGAGTCCCAGAGCCTGGGCATCCTCAGGACTGAGGCTAATTTCCTGTGGTGGGCCTTGTTTGGGAGTGGGAGTAATTCCCAGAGCCTGGGTCTGTTCAGGGGTCAGGCTGACCCTTTGCTCCTTAAAAGTGTCTCCCAAGGCTTCAGCTATCCCCAGGGCCTGGGCCTGCTCAGGGGAGAGAGTGATTCCTAGGGCCTGGGCCTGCTCAGGAGTTAGACTGATCCTCTGGGCCCTGGCCTGCTCAACAGTGAGAGTAATCCCTAGAGCCTGGGCCTGCTTAGGTGTCAAACTGATTGTCAATGTGTTGGCTTGCTCAGGTGTAAGAGTGATTCCCAGAGCTTGGGCCTGCTGAGGGGTAAGACAGATCTTGTTTATCTGGGCCTGTTGAGGGGTAAGTGTGAGTCCCAGGAACTGGACATCCTCAGGACTGAGGCTAATCTCCTGTGGTGGGCCTTGTTTGGGAGTGGGAGTAATTCTCAGAGCCTGGGTCTGCTCAAGGGTCAGGCTGACCCTTTGCTCCTTAAAAGTGTCTCCCAAGGCTTCAGCTATCCCCAGGGCCTGGGCCTGCTCAGGGGAGAGAGTGATTCCTAGGGCCTGGGCCTGCTCAGGAGTTAGACTGATCCTCTGGGCCCTGGCCTGCTCAACAGTGAGAGTAATCCCTAGAGCCTGGGCCTGCTGAGGGGTCAGACTGATTGTCAATGTGTTGGCTTGCTCAGGTGTAAGAGTGATTCCCAGAGCTTGGGCCTGCTGAGGGGTAAGACAGATCTTGTTTATCTGGGCCTGTTGAGGGGTAAGTGTAAGTCCCAGAACCTGGGCATCCTCAGGACTGAGGCTAATCTCCTGTGGTAGGCCTTGTTTGCGAGAGGGAGTAATTACCAGAGCCTGGGTCTGCTCAGGGGTCAGGCTGACCCTTTGCTCCTTGCCTGGCTCAGGGGTAAAAGTGACTCCCAAGGCTTCAGCTATCCCCAGGGCCTGGGCCTGCTCAGGGGAGAGAGTGATTCCTAGGGCCTGGGCCTGCTCAGGAGTTAGACTGATCCTCTGGGCCCTGGCCTGCTCAACAGTGAGAGTAATCCCCAAGGCCTGGACCTGCTGAGGGGTCAGACTGATCTTAAATGTGTTGGCTTGCTCAGGTGTAAGAGTGATTCCCAGAGCTTGGGCCTGCTGAGGGGTAAGACAGATCTTGTTTATCTGGGCCTGTTGAGGGGTAAGTGTGAGTCCCAGGAACTGGACATCCTCAGGACTGAGGCTAATCTCCTGTGGTGGGCCTTGTTTGGGAGTGGGAGTAATTCTCAGAGCCTGGGTCTGCTCAAGGGTCAGGCTGACCCTTTGCTCCTTAAAAGTGTCTCCCAAGGCTTCAGCTATCCCCAGGGCCTGGGCCTGCTCAGGGGAGAGAGTGATTCCTAGGGCCTGGGCCTGCTCAGGAGTTAGACTGATCCTCTGGGCCCTAGCCTGCTCAACAGTGAGAGTAATCCCTAGAGCCTGGGCCTGCTTAGGTGTCAGACTGATCGTCAATGTGTTGGCTTGCTCAGGTGTAAGAGTGATGCCCAGAGCTTGGGCCTGCTGAGGGGTAAGACAGATCTTGTTTATCTGGGCCTGTTGAGGGGTAAGTGTAAGTCCCAGAACCTGGGCATCCTCGGGACTGAGGCTAATCTCCTGTGGTGGGCCTTGTTTGCGAGAGGGAGTAATTACCAGAGCCTGGGTCTGCTCAGGGGTCAGGCTGACCCTTTGCTCCTTGCCTGGCTCAGGGGTAAAAGTGACTCCCAAGGCTTCAGCTATTCCCAGGGCCTGGGCCTGCTCAGGGGAGAGAGTGATTCCTAGGGCCTGGGCCTGCTCAGGAGTTAGACTGATCCTCTGGGCCCTGGCCTGCTCAACAGTGAGAGTAATCCCTAGAGCCTGGACCTGCTGAGGGGTCAGACTGATCTTAAATGTGTTGGCTTGCTCAGGTGTAAGAGTGATTCCCAGAGCTTGGGCCTGCTGAGGGGTAAGACAGATCTTGTTTATCTGGGCCTGTTGAGGGGTAAGTGTGAGCCCCAGAGCCTGGGCATCCTTGGGACTGAGGCTAATCTCCTGTGGTAGGCCTTCTTTGGGAGTGGGAGTAATTCCCAGAGCCTGGGCCTGCTCAGGGGTGAGAGTTATCCCCAGGGCCTGGGCCTGCTCAGTGGTCAAACAGACCCTCTGAGTCTTAACCTGCTCAGGGGTGAGAGTTAGCCCCAGGGCCTGGGCCTGCATAGGGGTGAGAATAATTCCCTGTGTTTGGGCCTGCTCAAGGGTGAGAGTCATCCCTAGCGCCTGCCCTTGCTGAGGGGTCAGACTGATCCCCTGGACCTTGATCTGCTGAGGGGTGAGAGCAATCCCCAGGGCTTGGGCCTCCTCTAGGGTGATGGTGATCTGCTGTGCTTGCGCCAGCTGAGAGACTGAAAGGTGTTCCTGCACTTGGGTCAGCTGTGGGGTGAGGGCTAGCCCCAGGGCCTGGGCCTGTTCAGGGGTGAGATTAATCCTTTGTGCTTGGACCTGCTGGGGGGTGAGAGAGACCCCCAGGACCTGGGCCTGTTGAGGAGTCAGACTGACCCTCTGTGCCTTTGTCTGCTCAGGAGTGAGAGTGAGCCCCAGGCCCTGGGCCTGCCAAGGGGTGAGGGTGATCCCTAGGATCTGGGCCTGTTGAGGGGTCAGGCTGATCTTCTGGGCCTTGGTCTGCTCAGGAGTGAGGGTGATCCCTAGGGTCTGGGCCTGTTGAGGGGTCAGGTGAATCCTCTGGGCCTTGGCTTGCTCAGGGGTAAGAGTGATGCCCAGGGCCTGGGCCTGCTCAGGAGTGAGAGTGATCCCCTGATCCAGGACCTCCGGAGAGGTGAGGGAAATGTCTTTTGCTTGGATCTGCTGGAGGGGTAGAACTGTTCTTTGGGTAACTGTGACCCCAGATATCTGTACTTGTTCAGCAGTTGTTTGGGGGATTTGCGTTTGCTCTGGAGTGGATGTCTGCTCCAGGATGCCAGGAACTGTCAGCTGAGACCCTAGTTCTTGTTCCTGTCCTGCTGTGGGAGGAGCGCTCTGTGCTTTTTCCGTGTGTTCATGACTAGGAGGACCACTCGGAGCCTGTGGCATTGAAATCGAACCTATCTGGGCCAACTCAGGGATAGGCCTTGGGAGGGGCCGTGCAAAGTCAAGGAGGGCCTTGGAAGAGGAGGGCTGCTTCTCTGTGGGGTGCTCCACCGCGTCAGGGTCCGCTTGGGATAACTGCACTTGACTCATCAGGGGTTTGAGGACTTTCATCCACCTGGGTGTCAGCACCACCGCACTCTGGGTGAACATCTTTGACAGCTCTTTAGCCTGGGACTCAGTCTTTGCTAGCTGTTTCCACTTGCTCCCTTTCGGCCGCTGGCTGTCTTCTGCATCTCTCACGGCCTTCGGCTTCTCCTTGTCAGTCTCCTGAGCCTGACTCGCCTCTGACCCTTCTGTTGTTTGTCTCCACTCCTCCAGCTGCtctgctctctcccttcctctctgcttttgCTCGCTCTCCCTTTGAAGTCTTTGCTCTTCTCTCCAggcctcctcttcctgcttctgtcgctcttgcccttcctccatccttctgCCCACTGTTGTGCCCTCCTGTTCTCCCTCTAGCTCATCCAAGAGTGTTTGAACGAGTTTCCTAATCACAGGGTCCGTCATCTCACTTAAGAGAACGTTTCTGATTTCAGCCTTGGAACTCATGGATGTCTGCTTAGGAAGCTGCTGTGGTGTGGCGAGGGCTAACTTTTGTTTGATGACTATCTCTCTAAATTGTTTCTTTCTTGCGTCTTTGTATGTCCTCAAGGTTTTAGTGACAGTCTCAGTCACTTTTTGGATGTATTCCTCCATTTTTAACTTTATGGTGTTTAATTTTTCAACTTCTGCTCTTCCTAATACATCCTCCTCATCCTGTATACTCTTTGGATCAAAAGCCTTCCCTAcattattcattttctctcttaggAAAGCCAATATGGCTCTTTGAAATTGTTCTAGATTACTCCTGCCTTCGGGGCTTATTGTCGTCTGTTTAGGGGTCCTGGGCTGTAATTTACCACGTACTTTTGTGGAGCTCGCTGTGTCTTCAGTCTTCCCTGGCACGGGctttttccctttggtttctgGTTTGTGCAGCTCGGGGGGTTCCGGCTGGATTATCTTGGGCAGTTCTACTTccgacttggcttctttttcttttggcctAACAGTGGATTCTATTTTAGTCTCTGATGGCACTGGGCTTTTTCCAACAGTGTATTGTGATCTGACCTTCTTGAGCCGTTCCCACATGCTACCTGTTCCACTCTGGACTCCTTGGCCCTTCAGTTTGCCTTCTAGAAAGGATCTCTCGTCTTTTTGCCTCATGTCCAGTGCTTGTAGATCAAGTTCACTAGTCTCAATATCCAAGACTATCCTTTCCTCCTCTAGATTTGCAGCCAAGGACTCTACTGACTGTGGGGCCGGGGGGTACAGCTTTCTCTGGGTGTAATCAACCTGACCTTCAGCTGGAGCCGCTTCGCCTTGGGCTACGTATGGCATAGTCGAGTCCCACTTTATTGCGGGGACTCTGACCCCTTTCTTCTGGGACTCATCTATAATATTTTCAAGCTCTTTGTTTAAAAGACTGTCAATCTCCTCTGGCTCCATATCTTTGCCTGTGGGTACTTTCGCAACTAACGTTCTCAAGGATACAGATGGGAACAATAGTTGACGTCCTAGAAAATTTTTGATTCGAATAAGTTGCTCGCTCTTTTCCTCACTCTCTTTAAGTCTCTGatgaagcatttcattttcttcacagaGCTCTTGGAAGGCCTTCcgtgggatttctttttcttcctcttcctctttttcctcttcttcatccctAACCAGGTTGGTAACTTGGGAGCTTAAGAGCTTCAGCTCCTCGTTGACTGTACTCAAGGCTTTGGAGAGATTCAGCACTGTAGCTGAGATGTATTTGATGGCGTTGTTTTCCAGTTTGCTGAACATGCCTGTGCTGATGAGTTCCTGTAGCATGTCTTGAATTTCTGAAACTTTAGTGTTTAACGCAAATTGGTCGCAGATCATCTGATCCGGTCTTAAAGCATGGGCTGTGGCGGGTCGCTTTACAATGCGTTCCTTCCAAGCTTTCCAGAGAGTGCCGCGAGTCACTGGGAGAGAAACGAAACCATGCAGcgtcatttcttcttttctgttgtgCCTAAGGAGCTTAACCTCAGCTCCTGAGTACAGACAGGACAAACACTCATCAGAAAGGTTTAATGTATTCGATTTTATAGTCATTAGCCAAAGGTGAGATAGCCATGATCTCACTTAAGCCAGATAGTGACAATACTTGAGGGAGAGAGACAAGCCTCCAGTGCACAAGAATGTAAGTAACATGTAGATGCTCCACCCTACAAGAGCAGTGCATATGCAGATGCTCCACCCTATAAGAGCAGTAGCTGCACTGCCTATAAGCTTCATATATAGACTTCCCTCCAAAGATTGCTTCCCCCAAAAGAAAGCAGGagtaataacttttttttttttttaaaaaaaaaaaaaggtctcctGAATGGTCTAAAACTAGGAATGTAGACctagctggccttaaactcacagagatctgcctacatctaactccagagtgctggattaaaagcgtgcaccaccaacacccttgtgtgccaccatgatgtaggagggtcttctatctatctgttgtttcattggttaataaagaaactgccttggccttttgatagggcagaatttagataggtggagaagactgaacagaatgctgagaggaagaaagcagagtgaggcgCCCAgatgtggacaactgaatccacagaaagcctgagaaagcttgggaaagaatagagtaaagcatgttttcttggtagcagcaatttctcgggtcttctctgcttgctagaggcaagcaagcgctctcatctaagagaggcttcctaactcagctttagctgcaaaaccttgcagctctttcaagaggtcctgccacgaaacacttaaatggtgttgatgagaagctgaacgcatgcttttcagttGTCAGCTGTAGCAGGagaaaagctgtgccattttaaaatgccggctttgtgggccatcctgccagggcaaactctgactctttcaggcaggtagaccgactgagtgtggtctgttgctgcagcttacttgctggcagggaccttgaaacaccatagagttgtggcaataaaaatggctacagccagtacctccgctgtgaggctggaaagctaaggaatgggcttgATCCAgtcgtcaaagccacggctttcatcctctccttaaagactcatgtagtcagaaaaagagagatatatagtaaagagagattttttaaaaaaaatctctaaatgttttactgtgtgttaaaaatatatgctggctcgggagagaaaagaaaaaggttaaagttctttaaaaaaaaaagagagagtagttgggtgtggtggtacacacctttaattccaacgcttgggaagtagaggtagattgacctctgtgatttcaaggtgtggtagcacatgcctttaatcccaatgcctgggaggcagagacagagggatctctgtgagttcaaggacagcctggtctacagagttattccaggacaaagatatacaaagaacctgtctcaaaaagtaaaaataaacaaaatagaggttaaaataaagctgcacaaagatggaaaatacacagagaatcttgatactgtatgctattatgctctctttgaattgtttgaattgaggaaagagcaacagctgctaaaagatatttgtttatgaatgctgctgaactaatccaagatattttgaaaatgccttgacttcaaaatttggatctaaggttatgatgctttggaaaagtccttcttttgttttcacagaggatcagaccctgtggattgcttctatcccaatatggtatgatagaccacaccctcctgaggggttgctgtgaacaccctcaaaaaattacttcacacaggatacaccataaaagacctgattaacagcgcccctatacagcaagaagaagtttggagagaaataactatgtctatattcccagatattgtttataaatgttcttttacatttaaagggggatataatatagatatgaataatttacattggtataaattttactttattggtataaagttaaggtcaattttgttatatgtatatatgtttctgctcttgattgacgtattgtgattgtgtagttcatttaaaaatgtaatgtgtagggctggagagatggctcagggttaagaacattgcctgctcttccaaaggtcctgagttcaattcccagcaaccacatggtggctcacagccatctgtaatgaggcctggagccctcttctggcctgcagatatacacacagacagaatattgtatacataataaataaataaatattaaaaaaaatgtaatgtatagccgggcggtggtggcacacacctttaatcccagcactcgggaggcagagacaggcggatctctgtgagttcaagaccagcctggtctacaagagctagttccaggacagactccaaaaccacagagaaaccctgtctcaaaaaaaaaaaaaaaaaaaaaccaaaaaaaaaatgtaatgtataattaggaaatataggtttttTCCTATATTTGGAatatggataattatcaataatcaagcttgtagtaatattagttggattttctagatatagatatatttcagttagataggcattcttcatatctttcaaagactacagaatatggcattttaaatgttttaataatttagggcttttcaggACAacaagacatgtctgctcctgagagcaccaatctacttcaagaggaagatgggcatcgaagaggctcattatggagtttgatagccatttggacaggaaactgctcttgcctggactgatgcataaactagacacaaagaacccgcagaaagaggactgctgaacttgcctaaaggtgagatggtcttttagggttcctgattcatgaaagagtctgtgagacattctgcagaacacagaaaaaagtgactgaactctctttgaaatttcctgcttcatggaaatgtctgctggatactatgggcctgtaggccaaagatggatgccccaacagtacaaaagaactttgtgtgactgtccagacagcgagatgtctttatcatttctagagttttggaagttgcttacttcttgtttgcttacataatattatatccttctggagtctttgatggagttgaagaataaatagatagttatagttttccttagttatgattaaagataaaatagatataaatattgtaactgtaattcttgcttgataactgttttgttatatgtaattttactatgttaaagttaaagcctttttttttttttaacagaaaaaaaagggaagccgggtggtggtggcgcacgcctttaatcccagcacttgggaggcagaggcaggcgaatctctgtgagttcaagaccagcctggtctacaagagctagtttcaggacaggctccaaaaccacagagaaaccctgtctcaaaaaaccaaaaaaaaaaaaaaaaagggaaatgatgtaggagggtcttctatctatctgttgtttcattggttaataaagaaactgccttggccttttgatagggcagaatttagataggtggagaagaccaaacagaatgctgggaggaagaaagcagagtcaagcagtcaccatgaagctccggcccaagatggatataggttagaatcttcccggtaagccaccacctcatggtgctacacacattaataaaaatgggttaatcaagatgtgaaagttagccagtaagaggctagagctaatggtccaagcagtgtttaaatgaatacaatttgtgtgttgttattttggttatAAAGCTGGCCATGCAGGATCCAGGTGGGACGAAAaacaggcctgctcacctcatcactacaccaccatgcccagctgtactttagtttttgaaacagagtctctcctGAATCCAAAGATCATCAAATCAGTGGCCCTGTCTGGCCAGCacagtccaaggaccccccagcTCTACAGTCCAGGACTACAGATGGCCTTGGCTGCACTCTAAGTTTGTATGTGGATGTTGGGGATCCACACTCAGGACCTCGTGCTTGTGTGACAAGTACTCTTTTGATTGAATGAAACGGACCTTCACTGTGTGCTCTTTATCCCAACCCAGCCATCTCAGGGCAAACTTCACTGAGTGGCATCTTGTAATGTTACCTGATTGTTTCTCAAGATTCCTAAGGACGTTGAGCCAAGAAAAAGTCTGAAAAACTCTGGCAGCAAAGAGGAAGCTAAGCAGCTATGACACCTGAAGGTAATGTGGTGCTATATCCAAAACAAGAAGGGACAGTAGGTAGGTAGGTGAGGACCAGGAGATCTGAATATATTAAGCAATTTAGCTAACAATAATGTGCCGAtgttggcttctttctcctttcctttctctttttggttttttgagatgaggttgaacttgctgtgtagtcaaGGCTGCCTCTGGATCCTATTTACCTCTCAAATACTAAATTACAAGTGTGagcaaccacacccagcttcaaCT
This window contains:
- the Fam186a gene encoding protein FAM186A; this encodes MFTKRQSDFNSDSDTDNEAKDPSIKKRKSEGGFDNSGGSNLEIPLSVKAVISKIEQAKLLRAKEDILTQLIQIMNKVELIMTRYTIDSSSPGRKGSLTENQKKKRKVFLEKIAEYITMIDMRERILLKLLSWLEEWNFILSDVAEIDIEDYPHWVAEMEIMPETLKNIDGNINTLCQITESLFEERKRQKKKLLTRGTLWKAWKERIVKRPATAHALRPDQMICDQFALNTKVSEIQDMLQELISTGMFSKLENNAIKYISATVLNLSKALSTVNEELKLLSSQVTNLVRDEEEEKEEEEEKEIPRKAFQELCEENEMLHQRLKESEEKSEQLIRIKNFLGRQLLFPSVSLRTLVAKVPTGKDMEPEEIDSLLNKELENIIDESQKKGVRVPAIKWDSTMPYVAQGEAAPAEGQVDYTQRKLYPPAPQSVESLAANLEEERIVLDIETSELDLQALDMRQKDERSFLEGKLKGQGVQSGTGSMWERLKKVRSQYTVGKSPVPSETKIESTVRPKEKEAKSEVELPKIIQPEPPELHKPETKGKKPVPGKTEDTASSTKVRGKLQPRTPKQTTISPEGRSNLEQFQRAILAFLREKMNNVGKAFDPKSIQDEEDVLGRAEVEKLNTIKLKMEEYIQKVTETVTKTLRTYKDARKKQFREIVIKQKLALATPQQLPKQTSMSSKAEIRNVLLSEMTDPVIRKLVQTLLDELEGEQEGTTVGRRMEEGQERQKQEEEAWREEQRLQRESEQKQRGRERAEQLEEWRQTTEGSEASQAQETDKEKPKAVRDAEDSQRPKGSKWKQLAKTESQAKELSKMFTQSAVVLTPRWMKVLKPLMSQVQLSQADPDAVEHPTEKQPSSSKALLDFARPLPRPIPELAQIGSISMPQAPSGPPSHEHTEKAQSAPPTAGQEQELGSQLTVPGILEQTSTPEQTQIPQTTAEQVQISGVTVTQRTVLPLQQIQAKDISLTSPEVLDQGITLTPEQAQALGITLTPEQAKAQRIHLTPQQAQTLGITLTPEQTKAQKISLTPQQAQILGITLTPWQAQGLGLTLTPEQTKAQRVSLTPQQAQVLGVSLTPQQVQAQRINLTPEQAQALGLALTPQLTQAQALGIALTPQQIKVQGISLTPQQGQALGMTLTLEQAQTQGIILTPMQAQALGLTLTPEQAQALGITLTPEQAQALGITPTPKEGLPQEISLSPKDAQALGLTLTPQQAQINKICLTPQQAQALGITLTPEQANTFKISLTPQQVQALGITLTVEQARAQRISLTPEQAQALGITLSPEQAQALGIAEALGICLTPQQAQALGITLTPEQANTLTISLTPKQAQALGITLTVEQARAQRISLTPEQAQALGITLSPEQAQVLGLTLTPQQAQINKICLTPQQAQALGITLTPEQANTLTISLTPQQAQALGITLTVEQARAQRISLTPEQAQALGITLSPEQAQALGIISLSPEDVQFLGLTLTPQQAQINKICLTPQQAQALGITLTPEQANTLTISLTPKQAQALGITLTVEQARAQRISLTPEQAQALGLTLTPQQAQINKICLTPQQAQALGITLTPEQANTLTISLTPNQAQALGITLTVEQARAQRISLTPEQAQALGITLSPEQAQALGIAPTLQQAEALVVTLTPEQVQALEIFHTPEQTHTLGISLSPQQARDLGITLTPRQAKVQKICLTPEQAQALGVTFTPEQARERRSSLTPEQARALGLTLSPVQARAQRISLTPERLTPPPTAGALPTSGEFPGGSDVYKDLLLSRLSPYQPPAIQEQIPYMQGQQMITAELSIPGGPQRISPSSVPQKRSGAVSPPKPFPTEKIRKAKVPGTLEETGVLQDSFDKKPLGMFQPYVTGSGIPGSKLPHVGLEKPTASPTSLSTQLSQTSQALPSARGQRPRLPAIDKPWILTPASDTRKAKTMGFPLPAQLPEDRYFVDVEAQRKNLAILNEAAQTSGFPPQYHTTARNLIIELLHMNTVRLGYLCRKYVAYRLIQLARNNITKRLKAIQNTGKGYEAQNLYIMLDRIDQYQKRVMRFWTDKQKELEQRRKQCLWSMTQVFSQIEKVFKLNLSQPVPLVSGFKQVPDFTKIQRPVLELFTEDNKKPDIFKTFGYVQTQVESIWNADLSTSSYPIMEKTSLNTLWTQLGGYPDIPRLLQFDIQWTFRKALASLRSQ